TCTTCAAGAAGCCGCTCAAAACGGGCGATCACGTTCGACTATACGGTGATGTCGAAAAACTCGGGAATACCTCGATCACGGTGCGCGTCGAAGTCCGTAGGTACAGCCTCTATAGCGGCGAGGAGACGCTCGTTTGCACTACCTCGATCACCTTCGTTCGTATCGATGACGATGGCAGTCCGACACCGATCGGCGAGTCCATCCGCAAGCGACATGAGGAGCGGATGGAAATTGAAGGCACCATAATGGCCTGATCGCCACTGGTTACGTCCAGTGGGTGGCCACGCAATTGCTGATGGCCACCCGATGGACTTGAATGGAATCAGAACTCCATCATCGCAACTCGAAATGTTTGGCTCGCAGGCGGAGTCTGCGAAGCTGTGCTATAGTTATTGAAGCGCACAGTAACCGTGTTTGCCGCGGATACCCATGCTGAGTATGAAGAGTTCGAGAGCACCGCTCCCAACGGTACCCCTAACATGATGGGCTGACCATTTGCCGCGCCCGTCAGCGTAATCGTGAGATCGGAGCTCGATTGCGCGGCTGTCGTTGGAAAACTCAGTGATGCTGCCGCACTAATGACACTATAAATCGTCGACCCACTCCCGATGACCACCGAACCGCTCGTGCTCAGGTTGCCGCTCTGATCGACTTGGAGCTCTTGTGAAGGTCCAATCCCAACAATGCCATTCTGATCGACCTGCATCCGCAAATGAATCGACCCGTTGCTCGGCGTGGTGAAGAAATCAATCACACCACCGGTACCGGTAGCAGAGCCAGCTATGCCACCAACGAGACTCACCGAGCCACCACCACCATTCGTTGTAAACTGGCCATAGCCACCCTGGATCTGAATACTGCCGCCTGGGAATGTCCCGGCTCCATTGCCGCCAAAAAGTGTGACCCCTCCGCCGAAAGAAGCGGCTCCGCCAGCATCTCCACCCTGCACCAATACCCCTCCGCCCGAGGTTGCAGCAGAAGATCCTGCCTGAATCGTAACCTGACCACCCTGACCGGTCCCTGTCCCATTGCCACCAACCACACTCGCGGAAGCTCCAGATGAGGCGCCACCGCTGTTCCCGGCAGTCATCGATAAGTTTGTGGCAGCACCACCTGATGATGGAGTTGAGATTGTACCACCCGTGAGCGAGAGCGATGGAGCAGTAGTATTGCCGAGGTTATCGACTGAGAATTGCTGCGACGAGCCAATTCCAACAACGCCGTTCTGATCGACCTGCATCCGCAATTGAATGGCACCGTTGCTTGGCGTCGTGAAGAAATCAATCACACCACC
This genomic window from Bacteroidota bacterium contains:
- a CDS encoding hotdog domain-containing protein; its protein translation is MKIISKKICMARDIGIHRNMFGGILMAWIDEAGVAFATEYCSTPNMVTLRVGELLFKKPLKTGDHVRLYGDVEKLGNTSITVRVEVRRYSLYSGEETLVCTTSITFVRIDDDGSPTPIGESIRKRHEERMEIEGTIMA